In Gracilimonas sp., a single window of DNA contains:
- a CDS encoding enoyl-CoA hydratase/isomerase family protein, whose amino-acid sequence MSEQNGAVNLTIENGIGTIEFYHPKGNSLPGAVLRKLAETITSTGENNDIRVVVIKSRGEGAFCAGASFDELIAIEDYPAGKKFFMGFALVLNAMRTCSKLIIVRVHGKTVGGGVGIAAAGDYTFAKKDASIKLSELALGIGPFVVGPAVERKIGKSAFSALSIDAANWYNSKWALDNGLFNKVFDETEELDQAVLELANQLSKSSPEAMRDLKAVLWKGSEDWDLLLEQRAEISGRLVLSDFTKDFIKKFKTKS is encoded by the coding sequence ATGAGTGAGCAAAACGGAGCTGTAAATCTAACCATTGAAAACGGTATTGGAACTATTGAATTTTATCATCCAAAAGGTAATTCGCTGCCGGGAGCTGTTCTTCGGAAATTGGCAGAAACCATTACCTCAACGGGAGAAAATAATGATATAAGAGTTGTCGTAATCAAAAGTCGCGGAGAAGGTGCTTTTTGTGCAGGGGCTTCTTTTGATGAATTGATAGCGATTGAAGATTATCCAGCAGGAAAAAAATTCTTTATGGGATTTGCACTCGTCCTCAATGCCATGCGAACATGTTCTAAGCTGATCATAGTACGGGTTCATGGAAAAACCGTAGGCGGGGGAGTTGGGATTGCTGCTGCAGGAGATTATACCTTTGCTAAAAAAGATGCTTCCATAAAACTTAGTGAACTGGCTTTGGGAATCGGACCGTTTGTTGTAGGTCCTGCGGTAGAGCGAAAAATCGGAAAAAGTGCTTTTTCTGCTTTATCCATTGATGCTGCTAATTGGTACAATTCAAAATGGGCACTTGACAATGGGCTTTTCAACAAAGTTTTTGATGAAACTGAAGAGCTGGATCAGGCTGTGCTTGAATTAGCAAACCAGCTTTCAAAAAGCAGCCCCGAAGCTATGCGTGATTTGAAAGCCGTTCTTTGGAAAGGTTCTGAAGATTGGGATTTACTTTTGGAACAACGAGCTGAAATAAGCGGACGACTGGTGTTGTCAGATTTCACCAAAGACTTTATCAAAAAGTTTAAAACTAAATCTTAG